From Canis aureus isolate CA01 chromosome 7, VMU_Caureus_v.1.0, whole genome shotgun sequence, a single genomic window includes:
- the CLPSL2 gene encoding colipase-like protein 2 — MAMALVLLAGVLLPCPGEFLPFKKRFMKVNGVECSHHSECVSDCCLMNLDHGGAFCAPKARIAMLCLFQTKGALNVICPCQSGLSCISKDPICSHRCHLI, encoded by the exons ATGGCCATGGCCCTTGTGCTCCTCGCGGGGGTTCTGCTCCCTTGCCCAGGCGAGTTCCTGCCCTTTAAAAAGAGGTTCATGAAG GTGAACGGAGTGGAGTGCTCCCACCACTCCGAGTGCGTCAGTGACTGCTGCCTAATGAACCTGGACCACGGAGGCGCCTTCTGTGCCCCCAAGGCCAGAATAGCCATGTTGtgcctgttccag ACCAAAGGAGCCCTCAACGTCATATGCCCCTGCCAAAGCGGCTTGAGTTGCATATCCAAGGACCCAATCTGTTCCCACCGTTGCCATTTGATTTAG